The DNA region TTAAGGAGCTTATGATATTTTCATTGACAAAATATCTATACTTTTTTACATTAATTATCTAGCATTAACGATTAAGAATCGTATTATTTCTCCACGTACAAAGGGAGTCGTCTTTAAGTTCTCTACTACCACAATCATAATTGGGCAAGTACTTAAACTATCAAATAGTTAGTTTAGCCTAACTAAAGTCCTTATTACGAAAATTATTAACTTAGAGACCAGTAGACATTAAAAAGTTACTTGAGTGCAAATTGTAGGATCTTACTATGGACGGTTCGAGTTAATTCAGCAtctattaacatttttttttgtaaaaaatctaTTAACACATTGCAATGCCCTTTCTTTTACCAATGGCATCTTTGGTTTGATCTTCACAAAGACTCAACCTTCTTTTTGGACAAACTCTCTACTAttgaactttttaaattttttttctcgTAGTAGTTGCATTTTATTGAGAAATGAATCTTCGGAAGTTCCAATAAACATGGTTACGCTCACACCACATGCATAGAGTATCTAGTACATACAAACCCGTATAACATTTTCTGAGACCTTGGAAATCATTTATCTAAAGCTATAATACTTGTGTCGACCATTTATTTTCTCATTCTACAAAGAGATTATGATAGACTTATTTTCATGTTTCCAATAAAGAATGTTATTTTTAGATACTTAAAATGAACATTCACGAACACTACCAAATTAACATTCACTCAAATTAATTGATTTGAGTTTAGTTAATTAATTCAGTGAATAAACTTTAAAGATAATAACCTGAGCATAACTTATCAGGATGCATAAGTAGATTATGAAcgccaaaaataaataaacacgAACTATTTCATCAGACTTGGACAGAAAGCAACAAGTGTAAAAACTATCAAAAtagtaaattataattttaaatccaAAAAAGGACCGTGTGTTTtgtaaaatgactaaaataacCGGTAGCTCGCTCCCTCGCTCTATAAAGCTTGATCTGCTTCTCTTTGCCTCTCTCTCAGACTCAAAACTTATCAAaaacaacattaaaataataaaaaaaaaaaaaatggcgcGCCTTCTCTTCCGTCTTCTCGGAGAATCCAACACTCCGTCTCCCGCGGCGGATACCTCCACCGCCGCTTTGAATTCCAGTCTCGTCATCATCCTCGCTGCTCTCCTCTGCGCCCTGATCTGCCTTCTCGGTCTAATCGCTGTTTCTCGATGCGTCTGGCTCCGTCGTCTCGCCGCCGGTAACAGATCCTCCTCCGGCGGTTCCGGTCAGTCTCCTCCGCCGGCGGCGAACAAAGGACTGAAGAAGAAAGTGCTCCAGTCTCTCCCGAAGCTTACTTTCTCGCCGGAATCACCCTGGTCGGAGAAATTCGCCGACTGCGCGATCTGTCTAACGGAGTTCACCGCCGGCGACGAGCTCCGGGTCTTGCCGCAGTGCGGTCACGGATTCCACTTGTCTTGCATTGACACGTGGCTCGGGTCTCACTCGTCTTGCCCTTCCTGCCGTCAGATCTTGGTGGCTGCTAGGTGTCATAAGTGTGGCGGTTTGCCCGGTAGCTCTAGCTCCAGACCCGAACCCGAAATCGTGATCCGGATTAAGCAAGGCGAAGATGATCATAACTCCTCCTTGCCctaatttcttttttagtttcttCGTGTGTTAGATATCTCCATAATTTAAAGCAGGTCATTTTTAGTGGACACTGTTTAGTTACTCCCCTCAATGTATAATTTGTAAATGTTGTATGAAATCGAAATTTTACACAAGGTTCGTGTGCAAATCGATTGCTGATGATTCCTCGTCTCCGGGTGAAGGAGTGCAGAATCCTcagaatgatgatgatgttacCACGACTCAGAGTAGCACCGCTCATCTCATGATTCCGAGAATTCAGTTTCGAGATTCCGGAGTATGATTACCACGCTTCCTCCTGTCGTCTTCGTGGTATGCTTCTCTCTTATCGTGTTTGTTATTGCTTCCCAAAGTTCGAATCTTTTTtgtctgtttgtttgttttcgTTTAGATTGTGAGCTTTCTATGGGAAATGGCAGGTTTAGATAAACCTTGTGCgagtttctcaaaaaaaaaaaaataagataaaccTTGTGCTGTTTCTTCTGCTGAATGATTACTACTACTACCACTGCACAtgggttttgattttgattttggtttcaaAATCTTTCCTCTTAAGATGAAGAAGTGCTCAGGTAACAGCATTTGGATTGGGATCAGCATCGTAGCTACTCTTTTGGTCGCTTCTATACGAGCTTATGCAGTAAGAAAGTCTAGAGATAACCGTCCTCCTGGCTCTGTTACTGATCTCGTGAGACGTGGCCAGCTTAGATCTGGTGATAGAAGAGGCATGTATGAAACTCACCCACTCTTTTCATCTTTGTTAATATACTGCTTCAAAGTAGTTGCTTTTGGTCTATAGCTCTAGCTTCTCATggtttgtttttcattttctttatcaGCTCAAAGTCCCTTGATTACGAAGACCCATTCAACAACCCTTTTGTTAAACTTGGCAAAGGAAGCTCAACGGTAGAGATGTGCGGGAAAGTTTATAAGTTAGCTCCAGTCACCCTTACAGAGAAAGAACAGTCCGTTCATCAGAAAAGAAGGTCACGAGCTTACCAATGGAAAAGACCGACGGTTTTCCTCAAAGAAGGAGACTCAATACCGCCTGATGTTGATCCTGATATAGTTAGATGGATCCCCGCCAATCATCCGTTTGCAACCACGGTCAGCGACATCGATCAGAACCTTGCTCAGAACAATGTGTACCAGAAGCAAGGTGTTCCTTTCCGGATTCGCGCTGAGCATGAAGCTATGCAGAAAAAGCTTGAAGCTTTACAAAACGTAAGCCAAGCTAACTGTTGTATCTCGCAGGTAATCAGCACGTTGCAATGAATAATGATTGCTAGGTTGTGTTTCTTAACAGGAGGAGAAGTTGAATAATCTAGGAATTGACAGTCAAAATGCCAGAGATTTTCAGAGGCCACACAAGTTCTCAGGCAAGCTTGAAGATGAGAATGTACAGAAGAGTTCTCAGGAGAATCATACTGGCGATTCATCCTCTGAGGAGACGCACTAAAGCTTTGTAAATATAGCTTTGGAGATCACACTTGCGTCCCAAGAAACTTGAGATATTTTTGTAGTGAACCTTCAAAAACCCAAATCTATGTTTTCATTTGCTTTCAAGAATTCAAATCTTCAAGATTATCAACATGTGAAGTGTCAAAGGAAGTGAGAAAATTGAGTAATTATTAGATTAATTTCGataacaaaaacagagaaagagagacaaaaagaaaacgaaatGAAGGTATCTCAGAACCAGAAGAAATCTTTTAAGTACAGAGAGCAAATGAAGAAGAGAATAAAAGGTTACAAACTATGTATCCTTGGAAGGAGCAGAAGCTTGAGCCTGAGCTCCAAAGGCAAAGTAGTCTGTGATAACCTCCAAGGGCATACCTTTAGTCTCCGGGACCTTCATGTAAACAAAGATCCACGAGATAACGCAAACCGCACCGTAAATGATGAACACACCGACGAGTCCTATCGAGCTTAGGAGAACGGGAAGCGAGTACGTGACAATAATGTCTCCAATCCAGAACACCATAGCGCAGATAGCAATGCAGAGACCACGGACTCTCGTCGGGAAGATTTCGGAACAGAGGATGTTCGGAATGGGACCGTAGCCCATCACGAAGAAGCAGAAGTAGAGTATCACACAGGCCGTGGAGAGGGCTGCGTTTACAACTTTGCTGATGTGGACAAGCTCGCTGATGACCAGGACGATGAGTGAGAGGATGAGAACAGGGATGGTCCAGAGAAGTAATGCCctgtaaagaaaaaaacagaggatgTTTTGAAAAACAGAGGATTGTTTAAAAACAGAGGATGGTTTAAAAACAGAGGATGTTTTGAAAACAGAGGATCTTGAGCACAAAGGTTATGGTTTTTTTGGGTATTACCTTCTTCCAGAGACATCCATGAGTCTCATGGCGACGACAATAGATGGAAGCATGAGTAAAGTAGTCAACCCGCTGATGAGGAACGACGCGGAGATGGAGCTAAGACCAAAGCTTGAGAGAAGAATGTCCACACCAGCGCGTTCAAGAATCTGAGGAGTGTAGTAGAGAACACCATTGATACCCGAAAACTGCTGGAGTATCTGAATGCCGACACCAACAACCAACGCACGCTTGACACCAGGTTCGAGAAGAGCAGACCAGAGCGGTCCCGTAGGAGCGGTTTTCTCTTGGGGAACCATGGCAGATCCATGGATAGATTTAGGACCAAGAACCGATTTGCTCACAAGTGCTGAAGC from Raphanus sativus cultivar WK10039 chromosome 8, ASM80110v3, whole genome shotgun sequence includes:
- the LOC108822421 gene encoding protein MULTIPLE CHLOROPLAST DIVISION SITE 1, producing MITTLPPVVFVMKKCSGNSIWIGISIVATLLVASIRAYAVRKSRDNRPPGSVTDLVRRGQLRSGDRRGISKSLDYEDPFNNPFVKLGKGSSTVEMCGKVYKLAPVTLTEKEQSVHQKRRSRAYQWKRPTVFLKEGDSIPPDVDPDIVRWIPANHPFATTVSDIDQNLAQNNVYQKQGVPFRIRAEHEAMQKKLEALQNEEKLNNLGIDSQNARDFQRPHKFSGKLEDENVQKSSQENHTGDSSSEETH
- the LOC108819715 gene encoding RING-H2 finger protein ATL80-like, encoding MARLLFRLLGESNTPSPAADTSTAALNSSLVIILAALLCALICLLGLIAVSRCVWLRRLAAGNRSSSGGSGQSPPPAANKGLKKKVLQSLPKLTFSPESPWSEKFADCAICLTEFTAGDELRVLPQCGHGFHLSCIDTWLGSHSSCPSCRQILVAARCHKCGGLPGSSSSRPEPEIVIRIKQGEDDHNSSLP